Within Micromonospora narathiwatensis, the genomic segment GCCCTGCGTGACCGGCGCGGCCGTGGCCTGCCTCGCCAGCATGCCGCCGTCCAGGACGGTGAGGTTGGGCGGGCCGGCCCCGGCGAGGGCCTGTCCGGCCTGACCGGCGCGGACGCCGGAGCGGCAGATCAGCACCACGTCCTCGGCCAGGTGGTTGCGCAGCTCGTCGCGATGCTCGCGGAGCAGGTCCAGCGGGACGTTGTAGGCGCCGGGGATGTGCGCCGTCTCGAACTCGGCCGGGGTGCGCACGTCGAGCAGGCGGGGGGACCGCCCGGAGTCGATCAGCTCACGCAGCGTGGCGGCGTCCGGGTCCACGGGCGTGTTTACCCGCCCGTGCCGCGATCAGGCGGCGCGGGCGGCGGATCGTGCGGTCAGGCCAGGGCGAGGAAGAGCTTCTCCAACTCCTCCTCGGTCATCTCCGGCTCCTCGCCCTGGTCGCGGGCGGCGCCGCAGTGCCGCATCCCAGAGGCGATGATCTTGAATCCGGCGCGGTCGATCGCCTTCGACACGGCGGCGAGCTGGGTCAGCGCCGCCCGGCAGTCCTCGCCGTTCTCCATCATCTCGATGACGGCGTTGAGCTGACCCCGGGCGCGCTTGAGCCGGGTCAGCGCCTCGTTGGTCATTTCGGGCCGAAGCTTCATCGCGTTACCTCCTGCCCCCAGCATGCCCCCCGGGGTACCCGCTCCGCCACCTCGCTCCGCCGCCGCGGCGATCGGGGCACTTCCCGGCCACGGAGGGTCCACGGGCCATCGACGGAGCGCTTATCCTGTGCCCCGACGATCCACCGGAAGGGACCCGATGCCGTCGCGGCAGGACCAGCTCCACTCGTACCAGTTCACCGTCCAGCGGGCGGTCGCCGCGCTGGTGATGCGGGAGACCGACCCCGCGCAGTCACCGTTCCGGCGGCTGGCCGGCGCGGGCCTAACCAGTGTGCTGGTCGCCGTGATCGCGCTCGGCGGCGTCGCCCTGTACGGCCTCTTCGCCGGCGGTGGCAGCTCCTGGCGCGACCCGACCGCCGTGATCGTGGAGAAGGAGTCCGGCGCGCGGTTCGTCTACCGGGAGGACAAGCTGCACCCGGTGCTCAACTACGCCTCCGCGCTGCTGATCATCGGGGCGGAACGGCCCAGGACGGTCCTGGTGTCCCGCCGCTCCATCGACGGGGTGCCGCGCGGACTGCCACTCGGCATCG encodes:
- a CDS encoding metal-sensitive transcriptional regulator, producing MKLRPEMTNEALTRLKRARGQLNAVIEMMENGEDCRAALTQLAAVSKAIDRAGFKIIASGMRHCGAARDQGEEPEMTEEELEKLFLALA